A portion of the Sulfuriferula sp. AH1 genome contains these proteins:
- a CDS encoding DsrE/DsrF/DrsH-like family protein: protein MAEKLVIMLLTISPDQPHLCGTPFFQAASAAAMDVEVEIYFASAATRLLAKGVAERIYPSENKVKSVYGFMQDAANLGVKFYACGGALDAYAIKPDILIPECTGVAGGATYISRVMDDEWRSISY, encoded by the coding sequence ATGGCGGAGAAGTTGGTAATCATGCTGTTGACGATTAGTCCGGATCAGCCGCATTTGTGTGGTACGCCATTTTTTCAGGCGGCTTCGGCAGCGGCGATGGACGTAGAGGTGGAGATTTATTTTGCCAGTGCGGCAACACGTTTGCTGGCAAAAGGCGTGGCGGAACGAATTTATCCATCCGAAAACAAAGTGAAATCGGTATATGGATTCATGCAGGATGCGGCCAATCTGGGCGTGAAGTTCTATGCGTGCGGCGGCGCACTGGATGCCTATGCGATCAAGCCCGATATTCTCATTCCGGAATGTACCGGCGTTGCGGGTGGAGCGACATATATCAGTCGCGTGATGGATGATGAGTGGCGTTCGATTAGCTATTGA
- a CDS encoding HIRAN domain-containing protein, with translation MMRFFTLVLLWLAAGSILAAQVTAQILVQSSPLAGFQYYAGKTLWNELHEGDALVLVREPGNEHDPRAVRVEWRGIKLGYVPRRDNAAVARMLDNGTPLDARITRLNKSRNPWQRILFEVYVPLQ, from the coding sequence ATGATGAGGTTCTTTACCCTGGTGTTGCTGTGGCTGGCAGCGGGCAGTATCCTCGCAGCGCAAGTGACTGCGCAGATTCTGGTGCAGTCTTCGCCATTGGCCGGATTCCAGTATTATGCAGGCAAGACGTTGTGGAACGAATTGCATGAAGGCGATGCGCTTGTCTTGGTGCGCGAGCCCGGTAATGAACATGACCCGCGTGCGGTGCGGGTGGAGTGGCGTGGGATAAAATTAGGGTATGTGCCGCGTCGCGATAATGCGGCGGTGGCGCGAATGCTGGATAATGGCACTCCGCTTGATGCTAGGATTACCCGTTTGAACAAGAGCCGTAATCCCTGGCAGAGAATTTTGTTTGAAGTGTATGTGCCCTTGCAATGA
- the tsaB gene encoding tRNA (adenosine(37)-N6)-threonylcarbamoyltransferase complex dimerization subunit type 1 TsaB, which yields MKILAFDASTEYCSAALWANGEILTRQAHAGQTHSQLLLPQCQSILAEAGLKFADLDGIGFGEGPGSFTGLRIACAVAQGLAFAVDIPVAGVSSLQALAAASDGTRVIACLDARMGEVYHATYQRVADDWLMLSEPIVCKPQDVPAVEGVGWVGCGSGFLAYADVLAERYGRALITAKPDIYPHARHIAELVAGRFAQGQGKPAELAMPLYIRNKVALKICER from the coding sequence ATGAAAATCCTGGCTTTCGATGCTTCTACCGAGTATTGCTCCGCCGCCCTGTGGGCGAACGGCGAGATATTGACCCGGCAGGCACATGCGGGACAAACCCATTCGCAATTGTTGTTGCCGCAATGCCAAAGTATATTGGCTGAAGCCGGATTGAAATTTGCGGATCTGGATGGTATCGGCTTTGGCGAAGGGCCGGGTTCATTTACCGGCCTGCGTATCGCATGCGCTGTCGCCCAAGGCCTGGCTTTTGCAGTGGATATTCCAGTGGCTGGGGTGAGCAGCTTGCAGGCACTGGCGGCCGCCAGTGATGGCACGAGGGTGATCGCCTGTCTGGACGCGCGCATGGGCGAGGTTTATCACGCAACTTATCAACGCGTAGCCGATGACTGGTTGATGCTGAGCGAACCGATCGTCTGTAAACCGCAGGATGTGCCGGCAGTTGAAGGTGTTGGCTGGGTGGGGTGCGGTAGCGGATTTCTGGCGTATGCCGACGTGCTGGCAGAACGCTATGGCCGGGCGCTGATAACGGCAAAGCCGGATATTTATCCGCACGCCCGCCATATTGCCGAGCTGGTGGCAGGGAGATTCGCGCAAGGCCAGGGAAAACCTGCCGAATTGGCGATGCCATTGTATATCCGCAACAAAGTTGCATTGAAGATTTGCGAACGATGA
- the rimI gene encoding ribosomal protein S18-alanine N-acetyltransferase, giving the protein MSTVLQIQPIVRPMTEADLPEIAALDAQSYPFPWTLGNFADSMHSGYRCCVYELDNEIIGYAVMMLAVGEAHLLNITIAPDRQGQGWGRVLMHYIIGRARQDRAESLWLEVRPSNSVARRLYDTMGFDCVSVRKDYYPAVDGREDAVIMRLDLIDHA; this is encoded by the coding sequence ATGAGTACCGTATTGCAGATACAGCCTATCGTACGGCCAATGACTGAGGCCGATTTGCCGGAAATCGCGGCGCTGGATGCGCAGAGCTATCCTTTTCCGTGGACGCTGGGCAACTTCGCCGACTCCATGCACTCGGGTTATCGTTGTTGTGTATACGAATTGGATAACGAGATCATCGGTTATGCGGTGATGATGCTGGCGGTCGGCGAGGCGCATTTGCTCAATATCACCATTGCTCCGGACCGGCAAGGGCAAGGTTGGGGGCGGGTGCTGATGCACTATATTATCGGGCGTGCACGGCAGGATCGTGCCGAGTCGCTTTGGCTGGAGGTGCGGCCATCGAATAGTGTGGCGCGGCGCTTGTATGACACTATGGGATTTGATTGCGTGTCGGTGCGCAAGGATTATTATCCTGCGGTAGACGGACGTGAGGATGCAGTAATTATGCGATTGGATTTGATCGATCATGCGTGA
- a CDS encoding DNA polymerase III subunit psi — MREAVLEELGLMPLWRLRPISETVPDAILQSSESLTPADVELTVVDVLRADGAHGWVLLEKALTGDAAVLFSNMLDAMGLRKTGLRQINYARLNESVTASGVQWLWVVGEKAARHMSESGVPLSLFVSVHPDELVIKPLAKAEVWAGWCSWLRG; from the coding sequence ATGCGTGAAGCGGTGCTGGAAGAATTGGGGCTGATGCCGCTGTGGAGATTGCGTCCGATTTCGGAGACTGTGCCGGATGCCATTTTGCAGAGCTCGGAATCATTGACTCCGGCAGATGTGGAATTGACCGTGGTAGATGTACTGCGCGCTGATGGCGCCCACGGCTGGGTGTTGTTGGAGAAGGCACTGACAGGCGACGCTGCGGTTCTGTTCTCGAATATGTTGGACGCGATGGGCTTGCGTAAAACCGGACTCAGACAGATCAATTATGCGCGGCTGAATGAATCGGTGACCGCCAGTGGGGTGCAATGGTTGTGGGTGGTCGGCGAAAAGGCGGCGCGTCACATGTCGGAAAGCGGCGTGCCGCTATCGCTATTTGTCAGCGTGCATCCCGACGAATTGGTGATCAAGCCTTTGGCAAAAGCGGAGGTATGGGCTGGCTGGTGTAGCTGGTTAAGAGGTTGA